One window from the genome of Macrobrachium rosenbergii isolate ZJJX-2024 chromosome 2, ASM4041242v1, whole genome shotgun sequence encodes:
- the LOC136842191 gene encoding protein FAM200C-like has product MIELAKRVPASAIKEADTGGTQISSPGSVPLIPDRDKPSKTVGFHSPLHKLSPPFRKMVKPNPYFSSNDCLRRCLPGNCRTFLASDNGALSNEDTVILTKYGGSSANELSNSASLTPVRCGRSSGSQPVAAAPRGAMRSFEGAAKIPGKKLQNCTYVTLSWRERGRKGGDYRDSGGPFSTPPHPTRSSRRERRMDKFVVRKRKDQMVASSIGTASKSNIEGVPGPSESNCEKGKHASLSKKRTYIDAYLAYGFTSNNDEDDPRPVCLVSGASLSNEAMVPSKLKRHLNSRHPFVSQWDMAYFSRLLEGLSKAATKMVNKVSVADTTLEASFRVSELIAKKMKPHTTGEEIIGPACNIIVETMLGKEAQEQISKDIVEQFMFCKELPTTTTGEDIFASVNSYLTEHGLSWNYCCGICTGGAPSMIGNYKDFITRALKENPSIITTHRFLHREALVAKTCREKLTEVLKQKLSRWLISSNPGHWKRLFQKMCQEMGAAHISLILHTDIRWLSRGVLYRVLELKEELKAFFREERHDIFIKLLENHTWCLKLSYLADIFMKLNELNLLVQGRLQGIVTSVNKMKGFQRKLKSWTSAVQKDDVSNFPSLQHPGYNGLGTVKNLILNHLEQLREAVDKYFPSLSTEKLDWIVSPFKLADMAEELDFTAIEHDEFLDMSADSTLKVKFEKSDVTLAAFWHGTLEEHPNLAKKAISVLLPFSTSYLCEQAFYAMATIKSKQRNRLLSLEDDMRVALSYR; this is encoded by the exons aactgtgggtttccactcgccccttcataaactctcacCTCCATTCcgcaaaatggttaagcctaacccttatTTCtcttcaaatgactgcctaagacGTTGTTTGCCAGGTAACTGTCGTACCTTCTTAGCATCAGACAATGG tgccctatcaaacgaggacaccgtcatcttgacgaag tacgggggcagcagtgctaatgagttatCCAActctgcctccctgacacctgtcaggtgtggacgGTCCAGTGGTTCCCAACCGGTTGCCGCGGCACCAAGGGGTGCCATGAGATCTTTTGAGGGTGCCGCCAAAATTCCggggaaaaaattgcaaaattgcaCTTACGTCACTCTCTCTTGgcgggagagggggaggaagggaggggactACCGAGATAGCGGAGGGCCCTTTTCCACCCCGCCTCACCCCACCCGTTCCTCA CGTCGAGAAAGAAGGATGGATAAGTTCGTTGTGAGGAAGCGAAAAGACCAAATGGTGGCTTCCAGTATTGGTACTGCTTCGAAGTCAAACATTGAAGGTGTTCCTGGTCCATCTGAATCAAACTGCGAAAAGGGGAAACACGCATCTCTCTCGAAGAAAAGGACATATATTGATGCCTATTTAGCATATGGTTTTACTTCAAACAATGATGAAGATGATCCGCGCCCTGTGTGTTTAGTTAGTGGAGCTTCACTCAGCAATGAGGCCATGGTGCCTAGTAAGCTCAAGCGGCACCTTAATAGCAGACACCCTTTTGTGTCACAGTGGGACATGGCATATTTTTCTCGTTTGTTAGAAGGGCTAAGTAAGGCGGCTACTAAAATGGTCAATAAGGTATCAGTAGCTGACACTACTCTTGAAGCTTCCTTCAGAGTTTCAGAACTGATAGCAAAGAAAATGAAGCCTCATACAACTGGTGAAGAAATCATTGGCCCTGCATGCAACATAATTGTAGAAACAATGCTTGGCAAAGAAGCTCAGGAACAGATTTCGAAA GATATTGTGGAACAGTTTATGTTTTGCAAAGAATTACCGACTACAACCACTGGAGAGGATATCTTTGCATCTGTAAATTCGTACCTCACTGAACATGGTCTTTCATGGAATTATTGTTGTGGCATTTGTACTGGTGGTGCACCGTCGATGATAGGGAATTACAAAGACTTCATCACCAGAGCATTGAAAGAAAATCCATCTATAATTACAACTCACCGCTTCCTACACAGAGAGGCGTTAGTAGCCAAGACGTGTAGAGAAAAGTTGACTGAGGTTTTAAAACAGAAGCTGTCAAGATGGTTAATTTCATCAAATCCAGGCCACTGGAAAAGACTTTTTCAAAAGATGTGTCAAGAAATGGGTGCGGCTCATATTTCACTGATTTTGCATACTGACATAAGGTGGTTATCAAGAGGTGTACTGTACCGCGTTCTTGAActcaaagaagaattaaaagcctTTTTCCGAGAGGAGAGAcatgatatattcataaaactgCTTGAAAATCATACTTGGTGTTTGAAGCTGTCATATTTGGCAGACATTTTCATGAAGCTGAATGAACTAAATCTCTTAGTGCAGGGGAGACTTCAGGGAATTGTAACATCAGTTAACAAGATGAAAGGTTTCcagagaaaactgaaatcatggACGTCGGCTGTTCAGAAAGACGATGTGTCAAACTTCCCTTCTCTTCAACACCCAGGATATAACGGTCTTGGAACTGTAAAAAATCTGATTCTTAATCACTTGGAACAGCTGAGAGAAGCAGTTGATAAGTATTTTCCGTCGCTTTCTACAGAGAAACTCGATTGGATTGTATCACCCTTCAAACTGGCTGATATGGCTGAAGAGCTGGACTTCACGGCAATAGAACATGACGAATTTCTTGATATGTCTGCTGATTCAACACTGAAAGTCAAATTTGAGAAGAGTGACGTGACACTGGCAGCTTTTTGGCATGGAACATTGGAGGAACATCCTAATTTAGCTAAGAAAGCTATTTCTGTACTTTTGCCCTTCTCCACATCGTATCTGTGCGAGCAGGCATTTTATGCCATGGCTACAATAAAATCGAAACAAAGAAATAGGCTTCTTTCACTTGAGGACGATATGCGGGTGGCATTATCTTATCGTTGA